The Pseudodesulfovibrio cashew genomic sequence GGTTCTCCATGGAGAGCAGCAGGTGTTCGGTGGTTTTGCGGCGGGCATCGTTTTTCCCTCTTCCCCCGTAACGCAACCTGTTCAGTAATCTCTCCGCAAGTTTGACAAGCGGACTCCTGCCGGACAGAGGCAGGCGTTTGTATGCCTCCGTGCCGAAGCGTTTCAGTATTCGTTTGCCGTTTTTCTTCGCTACGGAAAGGCAGGAGGGCGGGGTGCCGCCCTGTTCACCCACGATGCGCAGGTAGTGATGATCCGAAACCGAGCGGGCCTCCAGTCCGGGAGAGAACCCGAGTACGGCCACGGCCGGGTGATCCTGCTCTATGGTCTTCTCCATGGTCAGGAGGATCTGGTAGAGAGAATAACCCGAAACGCCGTAGTTGCGCACGGAACAGCCCGGACGCGCCTTGGCCACCAGCCACGGGTAGGTTGCCTCGTCATCGAGCCCCCATCCGAAGGTGTTGGAGCAGCCATAAAAGCTGATGCCGTTCTCCGCCGTAGGGGCGTTCTCGCTGCCTGTGCCGGTGACGCGCCGCCCCTTGTCGTCGGTGGTCACGGCGTATTCCAGCCTGAGCTTCTTGCGCGGGATGGCAAAAGCGTTGATGCAATGAGTTGCCGGTTTGAGCGTCCAGCCCAGTTCGGGGTCGGTCTCGTGGCAGGAAAAGGTCTTTTCCACCAGCGGGGCCATGACTTTGTCCTTCTTGCGGAGGCCTCGAAAATTGGTTCCGGCCAGCCGCAGAAGCATGTCGGACCATAGGGTTACGGCCAGCACGGCGATGCCCCAGGCCAGACCGAAGAACCAGCCCGCAACGCCAGCCACTGCCAACGGAAGCAGGAAAACGGCCAGGGTGACGGGAAGTGGGAATCGTTCCGCCCGGGTAGGGGCAGGGCGCTGGCTGGTGATATTCATGCTCATGACCGCTGGAGGTATCACCTCCGGCGCGCAGGCGCAACCGGGACCCTAGATGCTTTGCACCGTCAGTGGTGCACCTTTCTCCGGGGCCAAGTGCAGGGAGAGGGCATTCTTGGCGCATGCGTCGACGCAGACACCGCAGCCCATGCAGCGGTCCTCTCGGATGTATGCGGAGTCCTTGTCGAATCCGATGGCCTTGAATTGGCATTTGGGAGCGCAGACACCGCACTTGACGCAGGTTTCCGGGTCCACTGTTGCCAGGTAGCCGGAAGAGCAGAGCATGGGCACGCCCATGGCCTGGGCCTTCATGGCCCCGCAGCAGCAGGAGCAGCAGTTGCAGATGGCGTAGAAGCGTCCGAGCATGACGTCCTTGAAAAAGGCATGTGAGACATGCCCGCGCGCGTTCTCCGCCTTGATCACGCGCACGGCTTCGTCCGCCGAAATTCGCCGGGCCTTGTCCGGGTGATGGTCCAGCATGAACGACGCGATGGGGTCGCCGATGATGATGCAGACATCCAGGGGGGTGCACGGATTCTTCATGCCTGACCGGCAGGGGCAGTCCAGGAGCACGATGCTGTCCGGGTTGCCAAGCACTATCTCCCTTGCCCGGGTGAAGGGCAGGACCTGCTCCGGCACCTCCGTGTTTACTGCGCGCCCGATCTTGACCAGCTTGACCGCTTCCTTACCGGGCATGACCTTGCCGTGGTATGTGTCGCCCCAGGTGGGTTTCTTTTGCGCCGGGTCGCCCAGCGGATTTTCTCGGGAGGGCTTGAACGGCGTAGTCCAGTTGGCCAGAGCCACCAGAGGCACCCATAAATATCGCCACCATGGGTCCTTGTCCCCGGCCAGGCCTATATAGTGATAGCACCACCGAACATAGACGTAGCCGTGAATGCGTTCGAGCAGGGACATGCCCCGAGCCTTGGCCTCTCGGAAATATTCTCTGGTGGATTCTTTTACGTAGGGAAGTTGCATGGCGAGTTACGGGTAAGCAGTTTGAACAAGTGTTTAAAATCTACCCGAGGGCGCGGAAAAGTCAATCTGTTACGGCACGAGCTCGTTGGCCTGGGCTTCCGTGCCGAAATATTTCAGTCGCAGCTTACGGTATGCGGCGCCGGTCTTGAAAATTCGCAGTCGGTCCGAAAAGCTCTTTACGAAGGTTTGGTCCACCAGCTTGCGGTTGAAGATCAGGTATACGCCGTTGCGCATGATTTCCAGGTTTGGCCGGGGGAGGATGCCTGTCAGGGCTAGTTTGTTTAGCAGGTACATCCCGTTGTGGAGTTCGGCTACGGTAAAATCGATGCGGTTTTGCGCCAGTTTCAAAAAATTGCTCTCGTCCGTCGCCACTTGCTGAACATGGCAGTAGAGCGTGATGAAGTCCCAGAATTCGGGGGTGTAGTTGAAGCCGATGACCACACCGACACGACGGCCCTTGAGCGCGTCCATGGTAGGGGGGACGTCCCCTTTGCGGCTCCAGACAATCCATGGGGATACTGCCAGCGGTTCTGTCGGAAAGTGGGCGAAACGTCTGCGGATCGGCGAATCATTGGCGGAAAACAGGGCATCGGCTTTTCCCTGCTCCAGGTCCGTGAGCGCTCGTTTCCAGGGGAGCACCGTGATTGACTCGATTGGGACGCCCATGTCCTTGTAAACAGCTCGGACCACGTCCGTGGAAAAGCCTTGCACCGTGTCGCCGTCTTCGAATTCGTAGGGTGGCCAATTGTCGCAAACGAGTCTCCCAGGCTGCCTGGCGTAGGCTGTCATCTGCAGGCACAACAGCATGAGCAAAGCCAGAGTACCGGCGGTTGAGAGGAGTCGAATACGAGGGTGCATCAGTTTAATGTATGCGGAAGAGACTGTTGCTGTAAAGCTTGGCCATTTGCCTTCCCTGCTACCGGTATGCTTTTGTATTGTCGGGATTGTCGTCCTCCCGGCAGGGGACAAACGTTGTCGGATATGCTAGCAAACGGCCTGGAGGCTTACATGGTTCCGAAAGAGGAGACTCGGCTCGAACTGGCGGAAGAGCGCAATGAGGAGTCGCGGGTTCGCTCGCGTCTGGCTCGGCAGCGCACTCGGCTGGCCAACCAGCGGACGTTTCTCGCCTGGTGCCGCACGGCTCTGTCGTTCATGGCCTTTGGCTTCGTGCTGGAGAAGGTAGACGTTTTTCTGGCGTCTCAGGGGCAGACCGTATCCGCTGTCCTGCTGCGCGAGCTCGGAACCCTTGGCAAGTTCACCTTCATGGCCGGGCCGGTCTTCGTGATTTTTGCCGGTGTCCGTTATTACCATTTGGACAAGGATCTCGGTTTCCGCGATTTCGGGCGTTCGGCCCTGCCGGAAGTCATCCTCATGGTCGCCGTGGTCGGTGCGGCCCTTCTTTACGTTTTTTCCTGATCACACAGCCATGTTTCGTATTCTGCTCACCGGCTGCCTGGCCGCCCTGTTTTTCAGTTCCACCTTTGTGCTCAACCGGGCCATGTCTCTGGATGGCGGACATTGGGTCTGGTCCGCCAGCCTGCGCTATTTCTGGATGCTGTTGCTTCTGGCCGGGTGGCTGGCCGTCAGCGGCAGAGCGCGGCTCGGCATCGAGACCCTGAAGCTTTTTCGCAAGCATTGGATTTTCTGGACCGTGGCCGGATCAGTGGGGTTCGGTGTCTTCTACGCGCTGATCACCTTCAGTTCGGTGTTCACGCCAGGCTGGGTGGTGGCCGCCACCTGGCAGTTGACCATCCTGGCCACGCCCTTTGTCCTGCTCGGCTTCGGCAGGCGGGTGCCGCTGCGCGCCATCCTCCTGACCCTGGTCATTTTCGCCGGGGTGCTGCTGATCAACGTGGAGCAGGCCGCCACCGCCGATCTCTCCAGTACCCTGTGGGGCGCGCTGCCCGTGCTGGTGGCCGCCTTCGCCTATCCTTTCGGCAACCAGCTCGTCTGGGAAGCGCGCAAGGGCGAGAAAACGTGGTTGCCCGCCATTGACCATCCGGCCATGGACGATTCCATCTGCCGCGTGCTCCTGCTGACCCTCGGCTCTCTCCCGCTATGGGGCGTGCTCATTGCCGTCGTTTCACCGCCGCCGCCTTCAACGGGCCAACTGGTTCAAACCGGCATCGTGGCCGTGTGCTCCGGCGTGGTGGCGACCTCCCTGTTTCTCTACGCCCGGCACCAGGCCGCGAATACCGCCGAGCTGGCCGCTGCCGACTGCACCCAGTCCATGGAGGTGGTCTTCTCCCTCCTGGGCGAGGCGCTGCTGCTGGGCCACGTTATCCCCGGCATGCTGGGCTGGATCGGCATCGGCCTGACCATGCTCGGCCTGATTCTCTACGTGAAGGTCCAGGCAACGGGATAACCTTCGTTGCCGAAGCTCCACCCTCTTTCCCATTTTTCAGCACGCCCTCTGATCTGAGCGAAGCGAACCCAAAAAGTTTGGGAGAGTCCAGGGAACCTTTTTCAAAAAGGTTCCCTGGTCCCGCCGAAGGTGCCCCCCGGGAGGGCCGCCGGAGGCCTATCCGCCAGCTTGGCGGAATCAGCCGAGTTCCTTCTTGTAGTCGGCCATGACCGCAAGGATGTTCTTGCCTATGGCCGTGCAGTCCTCTTCCGAGATGTTGGCCAGGGCCACTCGCAGGGACCAGGCCGGTCCGGCAAAGCCTGCTCCCGGCAGGCAGACCGTGTGGTACTTGCCAGCAAGACGGAAGAGAAACTCCAGGGCGTGCCGCTTTGACAGGCTTTTGGCAAATCCACTTCCGTAGAGTTTGGTTGCCAACTGCTCCAGGTCGATGAGCGCATAGTAGCGCGTCAGGTTGTTTCCCTTGGGTTCAGGGAGGCCGACGGCTTTGAAAAGGGCGGTCCATCGCTTACCGAGGATGCCCATGATGCTCTTTTTATAGGCAAAGGTTTCGTCCAGCAGCTCGAAGAGAGAGAAGAGGCACATGGCCGCCTGCTGGGGGCCGGACAGGCCACCCGTATGGGCCAGCGCCACTTGGCGGCTGTCCATCTCCAGACGATCGAGGAACTTGATACTGCCCGGCTTGGTGGAGGTCAGCCGGTAGCGCAGGTCCAGCTGGGCCTGTTTCTTTTTCGGCAGCGCGGCGATAAGCCGGTCTATCACGCAGTTCTCGTGGACCATGACCACGCCCAGCCTCCAGCCCGTGACGCCGAAGTACTTGGAGAAGGAATACACGCCCAGGATGTTCTCCGGCAGCAGCGCGCCGAAGGTGTTGAACTCGTCAACGAAGCTCGCATAGACCGTGTCCGAGATGATGACCATATCGGGGTTGTGCGCCTTGATGGTCCCGGCCATGCGCCGGACCGTGTCCGCGTCGAGGGATACCGAGGTCGGGTTGGTGGGGTTGACCATGTACAGGGCCTTGACCTTCGGGTCCTTGAGCTTGGCGACCTCCGAGTCCGGCACCTGCCACTGCATGGCCTCGCTACCCCGGATGTAGACCGGTTCCAGACCGTAGTCCCGAAGGACCGGGAGTTCCAGATAGGGCGAGAAGATGGGCGTGACGATGGCCACCTTGTCGCCGGGGGTCAGGACCATGTTCTCCTTCAGGGAATTGAAGATATAGATCATGGCCGCCGTGGCGCCCTCGGTGGCGAAGAGGTTGAACTTTCCCTTGGGGGGCTTGCCGGAGAAGACCACGCGGTCCAGGTAGTGGTTGACGATGGCCTCGGTGGCCGGGAAGATGCGCGGCGGGTCGGGGTAGAAGTCGCCCTGGATGCCGTCGGTCAGTTCAAAGATCAATTCATCCGCGTCCAGTCCCGATTCCCTTGCGGCATAGTCCATGGCCTGCTCCAGGAAGACCGCGCCCGGAGCCCCCCGCTGGGCCTGGATGAACGCATTGAATCGTTCCGCCAATCCGTCCTTGGCTATTCTGAGGCCGGTGTCAGGCGCGGGGCTTTCTGACTCCGCCGTCTCAGCAGCGAACAGGGTCAGCAGCGACAGCCCTTTGCGTACTGTGGTGTTGAGAAAATTGGGGTTGCCCCGGCCCGCGTTGATCATGGAGCACTGCTGCTTGGAACAGGCCTCCTCGGCCATGTCGATGAGCCGGTTCTTGATTTCGAAGGGGCTCTCCTTGGCCAGCCCCTTCCAGTCCGGCTCGGCCGCCAGGGCGATCTCCGGTGCGGAGAGCCCGAGGAGCGTGCCTGCGCTCATGGCGGAAATGCCGAAGCAGGCTGCGTATTTGAAAAAATCGCGGCGGCTGATGAAGCCTTTCCTTGTCTGTTCGGCCGCCTCCCGGACGAACGGATGCATATCGTTGCCCATAATCGCCTCCTTTGGATCGTATAGCCTACGACGTTGGCAGATCGGGCTGAATTGTCAAGGGAATGCTACGGGATTGATCCCATGGAAGTTGGAAAGGGAACTTTTGGGGTAGTCCTATCGTGTCTCGGGCATGTGGTGGAGGTGATGGCGTGCGAAGCCCAGGGCCACGCGCGAACCGGTCTCCAGTCCACGGTTGAGGACCATATGCCGGTCGACCATTGCGGTGAAGTGCTCTCCGCCGCTGACAATGGTCGCAGTCCAGGTGAATCCTTCCCGTTCAAGACGCTCCACCTCACCTTGCAGCACGCACCAGCCAGAGGGGAAGTCGGCCTCGGCTCCCACGATGATGTCTTCGGGCCGCAGGGCGGCGTAGCCCGCGTCCCAGTCCGGCAGGGCGGGCAGCCTCTCGAAACGGGTTGCCGCGAACGTGCAGCCGTCGCCTGCGTATATGGCGGGAAAGACGTTGGTCATGCCCACGAAGGAGGCCACGAACGGGGTTGCCGGGCGGCGGAATATGTTGGTCACTTCATCTTGCTGATGGAGTTTGCCGTCCTTGATGACCGCGGCGCGTTCGGCCAGCACCATGGCGTCGGTGAAGTCGTGTGTGACCATCAGGAAAGTGGTGTCCGTGGTACGGTGGACGTCCCGCAGGGTATGGCGCAGCTCGCCCCGGAACTGCGGGTCCAGGGAGGAGAGAGGCTCGTCCAGAAGGATCACGTCCGGGCGGCAGGCCAGGGCTCGGGCCAGTGCGGTGCGTTGCTTCTCTCCGCCGCTGAGGCGCGCGGGCTTGCGGTTTTCCACGCGCGAGAGACCGAGGGTGTCAAGCAGGGCGCGGGCCTCACGCCGACCTTCTTCCTTGTTTATGCCGTGGTATCGTTGGCCGTACATCACGTTTTGCAGCACGGTCAGGTGCGGGAACAGGGCGTGGTCCTGGTAAACAAGGGCGACCTTGCGGCCTTCGGGCGGGAGGGACGTGACATCGCGTC encodes the following:
- a CDS encoding substrate-binding periplasmic protein, producing MLLCLQMTAYARQPGRLVCDNWPPYEFEDGDTVQGFSTDVVRAVYKDMGVPIESITVLPWKRALTDLEQGKADALFSANDSPIRRRFAHFPTEPLAVSPWIVWSRKGDVPPTMDALKGRRVGVVIGFNYTPEFWDFITLYCHVQQVATDESNFLKLAQNRIDFTVAELHNGMYLLNKLALTGILPRPNLEIMRNGVYLIFNRKLVDQTFVKSFSDRLRIFKTGAAYRKLRLKYFGTEAQANELVP
- a CDS encoding ABC transporter ATP-binding protein, whose protein sequence is MIRLTDLYMELPGFILDHVTLHVRPGEFFALMGSTGSGKTLVLETVAGLTKLDGGSVEIGGRDVTSLPPEGRKVALVYQDHALFPHLTVLQNVMYGQRYHGINKEEGRREARALLDTLGLSRVENRKPARLSGGEKQRTALARALACRPDVILLDEPLSSLDPQFRGELRHTLRDVHRTTDTTFLMVTHDFTDAMVLAERAAVIKDGKLHQQDEVTNIFRRPATPFVASFVGMTNVFPAIYAGDGCTFAATRFERLPALPDWDAGYAALRPEDIIVGAEADFPSGWCVLQGEVERLEREGFTWTATIVSGGEHFTAMVDRHMVLNRGLETGSRVALGFARHHLHHMPETR
- a CDS encoding 4Fe-4S binding protein produces the protein MQLPYVKESTREYFREAKARGMSLLERIHGYVYVRWCYHYIGLAGDKDPWWRYLWVPLVALANWTTPFKPSRENPLGDPAQKKPTWGDTYHGKVMPGKEAVKLVKIGRAVNTEVPEQVLPFTRAREIVLGNPDSIVLLDCPCRSGMKNPCTPLDVCIIIGDPIASFMLDHHPDKARRISADEAVRVIKAENARGHVSHAFFKDVMLGRFYAICNCCSCCCGAMKAQAMGVPMLCSSGYLATVDPETCVKCGVCAPKCQFKAIGFDKDSAYIREDRCMGCGVCVDACAKNALSLHLAPEKGAPLTVQSI
- a CDS encoding bifunctional aspartate transaminase/aspartate 4-decarboxylase; its protein translation is MGNDMHPFVREAAEQTRKGFISRRDFFKYAACFGISAMSAGTLLGLSAPEIALAAEPDWKGLAKESPFEIKNRLIDMAEEACSKQQCSMINAGRGNPNFLNTTVRKGLSLLTLFAAETAESESPAPDTGLRIAKDGLAERFNAFIQAQRGAPGAVFLEQAMDYAARESGLDADELIFELTDGIQGDFYPDPPRIFPATEAIVNHYLDRVVFSGKPPKGKFNLFATEGATAAMIYIFNSLKENMVLTPGDKVAIVTPIFSPYLELPVLRDYGLEPVYIRGSEAMQWQVPDSEVAKLKDPKVKALYMVNPTNPTSVSLDADTVRRMAGTIKAHNPDMVIISDTVYASFVDEFNTFGALLPENILGVYSFSKYFGVTGWRLGVVMVHENCVIDRLIAALPKKKQAQLDLRYRLTSTKPGSIKFLDRLEMDSRQVALAHTGGLSGPQQAAMCLFSLFELLDETFAYKKSIMGILGKRWTALFKAVGLPEPKGNNLTRYYALIDLEQLATKLYGSGFAKSLSKRHALEFLFRLAGKYHTVCLPGAGFAGPAWSLRVALANISEEDCTAIGKNILAVMADYKKELG
- a CDS encoding YidH family protein; translation: MVPKEETRLELAEERNEESRVRSRLARQRTRLANQRTFLAWCRTALSFMAFGFVLEKVDVFLASQGQTVSAVLLRELGTLGKFTFMAGPVFVIFAGVRYYHLDKDLGFRDFGRSALPEVILMVAVVGAALLYVFS
- a CDS encoding multidrug resistance efflux transporter family protein, whose product is MFRILLTGCLAALFFSSTFVLNRAMSLDGGHWVWSASLRYFWMLLLLAGWLAVSGRARLGIETLKLFRKHWIFWTVAGSVGFGVFYALITFSSVFTPGWVVAATWQLTILATPFVLLGFGRRVPLRAILLTLVIFAGVLLINVEQAATADLSSTLWGALPVLVAAFAYPFGNQLVWEARKGEKTWLPAIDHPAMDDSICRVLLLTLGSLPLWGVLIAVVSPPPPSTGQLVQTGIVAVCSGVVATSLFLYARHQAANTAELAAADCTQSMEVVFSLLGEALLLGHVIPGMLGWIGIGLTMLGLILYVKVQATG